GTCACGCCTGGATTATCCGGGCGGCAGCCAGCCCTCCGCTGCTGATGTAAGCGCCGCTGACGTCAGCGTCAATGACTCCCCTGGGCAGCAGGACTATGCCACCCCGGCTTTTTCGACGGAAACCGAGCTGGATATGGACTCGAACCCGCACGAGAATGCACGCCACCAGACGCGGGCCGCAAGGTTGACGGCACGTGTGGACGAGCCCGTGGCCTCCGCTGGCAATGATCCCCTGCTGCACCTGAGTTTTGACCCGCCTGCCAGCAAGAGTCAGGGGCCGCGCCCGACTGGCGCGCCAGCTATTGACCCGGCGCTGGATCTGCATTTTGATCCAATGGATGCGGCACAGGCTCAACGCTAGGGCATTTTGCTAATGAAGGTATCTATTCTTGATGTTTCCAGGACGCCCGCGTCGGCGCGTAACAGCGCAATAAACTGCGCTTACGCCTCTGCGGCGGGCGTCTGCTCACGCAGCCGCCAGGGCAATGTAAAAATTAAATTGCCCTAGGCCTCCGGGCCTGCAAGACCGTAGCGGCCCGTGGCTGCGGCCAGATACGCCCTGCGCATGTCAGGGCAAACGCACTCTTCGGCCCAGTGCAGATAGAGCAACTTGAGACATTGTTCAAGTACAACGTCGCTCCTGGCAATGCGGCTGGCCACAAGCTCTTCGTGTCCGCAGATCCACAGGTCGCAGATATTGTCGGTAAAAGTTTGTGCCCTGTGAACCGCGCGGTGGCGCGCATTGACCTCGGCCAGCCCTGTGGCGCGAATATGGGCCGCCACGTCGGGGTGTTCCAGCAAGAATTTTATGCGAAAAAGGGCGTCGCCCACATCGTTGGGCGCGTAGCCCACAAGGTGCTCGCCGTCCACAAAAAGCTCGGCAAAACCGTGTCCCACGCGGGGCGTCACAAGACAGCCGCCGCAGCCAAGGGCCTCGAAGCTTCTGAAGTTCAGGTCGCCGCGCTCGCAATGGTTAAGCAGCACCCGCCCCTGGGGGAAAAGCCGCCTGTAGTTCCCCGTTTCCACGTGCAAGCCGGGGAGCTGACTGCCAAGAGCGCGCAAAAATTCTGAACGCAGGGGCGTGTTTTCCGAGACAGTGCCCACAAAAAGACAGTCCCATACGGGCTGCACGTCGGGGTTGGGCTGATCCTGCGCCCAGGCGAAGGGCGGCGACCACCAGACCCTGTCTTTACCAAGAAATGGCCCGTGGAACCGGGGAATGTCATCACGCAGGGAAACCATACAGGCGTCAAAAGCCTGGGCATAGAAAGGCTGCCAGCTATGGATATGCGAATCCACACTGTAAAAAACCGTCAGGCAGGGAAAGTTTTCAACCCCGAGCACAAAGGGCGGACGGCTGTTATCGCCCACAACCAGCACGTCGGGCACAAATCCCGCCAGACGCACAAGATCCTCCCAGCCGAAGACGCGATCGCCCCCGACATTGTGCATGGCCACGTTCTGCCAGCCAATGGCGTGCAGTTCCACACCAAAAAAAGGGCTGCCCAGCCATAAGATACGCTGCATGGTTCTCCGGTAACTGTCAGAAAGTCTTTTGCATGTCATACAGTTGCCAATAAAGACAAGATACAATAGGCTAGAAACCTAGCCTCGACGCTTCGCCGCGTCAAGACGAGAGACTGCAACATGCTTCTGAATGCCCGCCGCCTACGCTTTTTCGCGCGCATCCTCCTGGCGCTCATCCTCCTGCTGTCCGGCCTGACGGCAGGGGCCTTTTACCTGTTGCAGCGCAACCCCGAAGCCCTTGCAGAGCATTTTATCGAAAAACTGCGCGCCAGTACAGGACTGTCCATCTCTGTGGACGCCGTCAGCGTAGCCCTTCTGCCCGTACCGGCACTGGCCGTGAGCAACGCCGCAATCACAGGCGAAAACTGGCACGTTACCGCAGCCTATGCCACCTTGCGCCCCGATTTTGCCGCGCTTCTTCAAGGGCGTTTTGAACCCCGCAATATCTCCCTCCTGCGCCCCCGCGTGGAAGGAACCGTGCCCGTGACCCTCAGCCTCGGCATGAACCTGAAGGGTCTGTTCGCCTCTGGCAGCGACGGAGCGGCGACATTGCCTGGCCGCTGCCGCCTTGCGGTGCAGCAGGGCGAACTGCGTATCCAGGGGGCCGACGACTCAAGCCTCGTCATCGAGGGCGTGCAGTGCGACCTCGAAGCCAAACCGGGCGACAACATAACGGGCACCCTTTCATGGGCCGCCGCCACACTTGTGCCCACCGACGGCCAGCCCATGCGCCTGGACAGCCTGAATGTGGACGGCAAAACCAGCCTTGTCGATCCCCTGGGCAAAAGCCCTCGCATGGCGTGCAGCGGCGTATTGCACCTCCCGGACTGGCTGCCCGAACTGAAATTTTCTTTCAACCTGACGCCCGACATCATCCCCGGCAAACAGGGCCTCAACCTTGTGGCCGACCTTGGCGGATCCATCTCCAAGGATGGGGCAAGCATTCCCTTCACGTTCGCGGGCGGCGCAGCATGGCGGCACGCCGACCCGCAGGCGGTCAGCCTGAACAAGCTGCAACTGACCCTTGGGCCGGACAGTGTGAGCTTTGACGGCACAGTGCAGCTTGAAGGCCCCACTGGCCCCGCCCTTGGAGGCAGCCTGCAACTGCACCGCGCAAGCCTCACGCGCTGGCTGGGTTTTGCCCGCAATCTGGCCCCCGGACTGCAACTGTCCCTGGACGACCTTTCTGGCGGGCTGCTTGTTTTTGACATGGACGCGGCAGGGCTGCGCGTACCGCACATTGAAGTGACGGCGGCAGGCGCCAGGTTTACAGGATCGGGCGGCGTGGCCGACTGGCACAAGCCCGAAGTGGCCCTGGACATGACCACCGAGAACGTCAATCTTGGGCGCGCCATCCCCGAAGCTGTGGGCGACACGCCCGAAGAGCCCAAATTCGATTACGGGCCGCTCACGCCCATGCCGGGCGGGCCCGTCATTCCCGGCGAAATCGGCGTGGATTACAACATCCGCCTGGCCGCCAAAAAAGTGGACTACGGCCCCATCGTCATCAATGACGCTCTTGTGGTTATCCGGCAAGGGTTGATCGACGCCCAAAGCCGCCTTGAAGACACCCTGCTGCTTGTGGAAGGCAAGCTTTACGGCGGCAGCATCAAGGGCGAGACCATCCTTGGCGGCGACACAAGCACGCCCTACTCCATACGCCTGCGGGCGCGCGACGTGAATGGCGAAAACCTGGGTAAAGACCTCAAGGTCATGCCCGTGGGAGGCGGCCGCCTGCGCGCCGATGTGGACATCATGAGCCAGGGGCGCAACCTGGACATTTTTTTGAGCAAGTTGCGCGGCAGCATCACCACAAGGGCGGAAAACGGCTTTCTGCGCGCGCCGCCCCGTATCAGCGGCGGCAAAAAAACCACGTTCGCCTTTGCCTCTCTGGACATTGGCCTCAAGATGCGCACTGCGGCCTGGGACGGCCAGAAGCTCGGCCTTGAGGGGCAATGGAACGCGGCCATGGCCGCCGCCGGGCTGGACATGGCCACCGACATCAACGGCAGGCTGTGGTTCAGCGGCGACGGGGCCGATGGCGGGCAGATGGACTTCACCAGTCTGCCCGGCTCGTTTTCGCTGCGCATGGACGCAGAGCGCTCCTTCAACCCCGAAGGGGTACACGTACAGGCTTCGGGCCGCTTCACCGGCCAGTCGGCCCGCAATGAATTTTCGGTGTCCGAAGGACACTTCAGCGCGCTGGGCGTGGAGGCCCACGGCCAGGCCAGCTTTACCGCCGCTTCGGAGGGGGTTTCGTGGCAGGGCAAGGTGTCTGCGTACAGCCCCGACATGGCCCACACCCTGCGCCTGGCGGGCCTTGGCAAGATTACCATGCCCAAGGGCTTTAGCAGCGTTGAAATGGACACCCGCTTCAGGGGCGACCCCAATTCTCTTTCTTTGCGCGAAATCCGGGCCAAACTGGACCAGAGCACCGTCACCGGCACACTGAACCTTGACTGGCGCGACCAGCTCAGCCTCAACTTCAAGCTCACCGCCGACCAGTTTGACCTTGACCGCTACATGAAGACCAATGAGGAAAAATCCGGCGAGTCAGGGAACAAACCGTGGGATTTCCGCTTTATGCGCAACTTCCGCGCCTCTGGCGAATTTGGCGTCAACAAGCTCACCGCCATGCGCTTCACAGTGCAAAACCTGCGCACCAAGTACAAACTTGAAAACGGCAAGCTCACGTCCGACTCCATTACCGGCCAGTTTTACGGCGCGCCCATCGTCAGCAGGGCTTCCATCAACTTCACGAGGGGCCTCAGCTTCGCCAATACCCTCATCATCAACGACTTTGACCTGACGGCCGCCAGCGATGCCAGGGGTGGCGCAGCCGCACTCAGCGGCAGGGGCTCCATCCACTCGGAGGTGCATGCCAACCTCACCGGGCCGGATCAGTTGCCCGCCCTGCTCAACGGCAAATGGCGCGTCGAGGTGCTCAGCGGCTCCTACCAGCAGAGAACCCCGGAGGGCAAGCTCAAGGGCAAACCCACAATGATTACCGCTTCGGGCGCGTCAGGGAGCATTACCAATGGCGTGGCGCGCAGTAGTGATTTTTATCTCAAGGGGCCGGGGCTGCAGGTCGGCGGCGGCGGCTGGATCAACTTCAACAGCGAGACCCTGGATTGCAATTTCAACGTCAGCATGAAGAACGTCCCTGACTTTCCCTTGCGCCTTTACGGCGGCCTGAGCAACACAAAAACCTCCATTGGCGCGGGCACATTTATCCTGAACACTCTTGGCGACATTACCAAGGGATTTGTGGATGTGCTCGGCGGTATTGTCGAAGGCACATGGAAACTCTTTCGCTGATAAATAAGCTGGTTCGGGTACAGAGCTTCAACGCTCTGTCGACTATTCTTCCTGTCTCCCGTTGACAGGGGCGGCCTTAGGGGCTAGGCTCATTGCGTGTTCTTTTTTGCACAACCAAAATTGCGGTTCCGCCAAGGAGAGAAACGGTGAATATTCTGATTTTCGGACCCAACGGCAGCGGCAAAGGCACCCAGGGCGACCTTATCAAGCAGAAGTATAACCTCGCCCACATCGAATCCGGCGCCATATTCCGTGAACACATCGGCGGCGGTACTGAACTGGGTAAAAAAGCCAAGGCCTATATTGACCGTGGCGACCTCGTGCCTGACGACATCACCATTCCCATGGTGCTTGAAACCCTGAAGAGCAAGGGGCAGCACGGCTGGCTGCTGGACGGCTTCCCGCGCAACATGGTGCAGGCCGAAAAACTGTGGGACGCCCTCAAGAAAGAAGGTATCCTTCTGGATTACGTGGTGGAAATCCTGCTGCCGCGCGAAGTTGCCAAAAACCGCATCATGGGCCGCCGTCTGTGCAAAAACAACAACAACCACCCCAACAACATCTTCATTGAGGCCATCAAGCCCAATGGCGACGTGTGCCGCGTCTGTGGCGGCGCTCTCTCCAGCCGTTCCGACGACCAGGACGAGACTGCCATCAACAAGCGCCACGACATTTACTACAATACCACTGACGGCACCCTGGCCGCCGCGTATTTCTTCAAGGATCTTGCCGCTCAGGGCAAGACCAAATACATTGAACTAAACGGCGAAGGCAGCATCGACTCCATCAAGGAAACCCTGTTGTCCAAACTGGCCTAGACCAGCGGAGGTCTTTTATCGCAGTCCGGGAGCCACAACGGATGCGTTTCGGCAGTGCGGATGAGTTTCGGGCAGCGCGGTTGCCGCAGCCACCCAAACCCTGACCGCCCTTATGGATAAAAGACCATATTCCCGTTGACGCCCTACCCGTTCCCACAGGAAACACCGGCCGCAACACCGGGAAAGGGGCTCCAGCCGCAAGGCAGGAGCCCCTTTTTGCGTGGCCCGCATAAAAGTTCACGCTGAGAGTACTCTGACGCCTGCGGGAACCGTCGCTTGCCGTGAAGGCCCAAATGCAGCGTATCTGTGCCGTCGCGAGGCAAAATGGCGGGTCGGTTTCAGAGTCATTTGCCTGAAAAAGCGCTTTCAGCCGAATCCACGCACATTGTGGCGCGCTGCACTCACAGAATGCGGCAGCTCTGTTGACCATGTTCAAAGATAAAATGTTCTGACATGCAATAAAGGTTTTGACAGCGTCGTCACGAGATGAATTTCCTGTTATATCAAGGAGAACGAGCCTTTTATGCAGGGAGTATACTCTGATGGTACTCGACCGGAATAAAAGGCGAAGTTCGACGCAGAAATACCAGGAAAGGCACTCGTGACGACGCTGTCCGTCCAAGACGAAGGCTCACGGGCATACTTGCCCCCAAGCCCAAGCTGCGCTACTACTCGGCCATGAGCAATTCACAAAACACCAATGGCTTTGCCAAAAGCGCGTCCATGCTGCTGGACGACGTGCTCGGTCTGCCCGATGCGGCGCAGGCCGACAGCACTGTGGATGTGGCCTTTGTCCGCCCTGAGGCCCGTCAGCTTTACGCCCAGGACGGCGACGATTTTTTTGCCCCTGCCACCAGCAGTTCCGCAGGCTTTGACCTGCGCGCCTGCCTCACTGGCGACAAAGGGGCGGAAGCGGTTATTGCCCCCGGCCAGCGCCTCAAGATCGGCACGGGCATTGCCGTGCAGCCCCGCGCAGCGGGCATTGCGGGCTTTGTTTACTCCCGCAGCGGCCTTGGCGCGCGCGACGGTCTGACCGTGGCTCAGGGCGTGGGCGTCATCGACCCCGACTATACGGGGGAAATTCTGGTGGTTCTTCTGAACACCTCCGGGCAGGAACGCCGCATCGCCAATGGCGAACGCATTGCCCAGCTCATCTTTCAGCCCTTTATGCGACCACGCTGGCACGAAGTGCAGGAACTGGCTCCCACCGAGCGCGGTTCCGGCGGCTTCGGCCACACAGGGCGCTGAACACGCAGTACCGAAACACCGGTACATCACCTCAACACCATAGGTTCATCGAGAAAAGGAGTCCGTCCATGTCACAAGCCTTTGCTGCCGTCAAAGCCGGGGAAGAAAGCCTGCTCTGCCGTTCTTACAGCCGTTATCCCGTGGCTGTGGTCCGAGGCAAAGGCGCGCGATTGTGGGATGTTGACGGCAAGGAATATGTGGACCTGCTGGCGGGCATCGCCGTTACCGCGCTTGGTCATTGCAACGACGAGGTCAACGCGGCCCTGACCGCCCAGGCTGAAAAACTCTGGCACGTGAGCAATCTTTTTTACCAGAACGAACAGCTTGAACTGGCCCGCGTGCTGCTGTCCACAAGCCACCACAACAAGGCTTTTTTCTGCAACTCCGGCGCGGAGGCCAACGAAGCGTGCATCAAGCTGGCCCGTCGCTACATGCGCAAGATCAAGCAGCGCGACGCCTATGAAATCATCACGCTTGACGGCTGCTTTCACGGGCGTACCCTCGGCGCTCTGGCCGCCACTGGGCGCGAAAACCTCAGCGACGGCTTCACGCCGTTGCCCGAAGGATTCAAACAGGTTCCGGCCTGTGACCTTGAGGCCATGAAGGCAGCCATCACTCCCGCCACTGCCGCCGTGCTGGTGGAAGTGGTGCAGGGCGAGGGCGGCGTGGTGCCGCTGTGCGGCGACTATCTGCGCCAGCTTGAAGCATTGTGCCGCGAGCGGGACGTTCTCTTCATGTGTGACGAAGTGCAGGCAGGGCTGTGCCGCACGGGCAAATTCTGGGCTTTCCAGAATTACGGGCTGACGCCCGACGCCATCTGCATCGCCAAATCCCTGGCCAACGGCCTGCCCATGGGGGCCCTACTGGCAACCGATGCTGTGGCCTGCGGCTTTGAAGCTGGCAGTCATGCCACCACCTTTGGCGGCGGCGCGCTGGTTTCTGGCGTGGCAACCAAGGTTGTGGAAATACTGCTGCGCGACAATCTGGCTGACAATGCCGCCAATCTGGGCGCGCATGTAAAGCGTGAGATGGCCGCCATGCAGGATCGCCTGCCCGGCAAAATCAAGGAAGTACGCGGCATGGGCCTCATGATCGGCATTGAGCTTGCCGTGGACGGCAAAGCGGTGTGGGAAGAACTGCTGCGCCGGGGCTACATCTGCAATCTGAGCCACGGCGTGACCCTGCGCCTTCTGCCTGCCCTGAATATCGACAAGGCTGATCTTGATTCCTTCATGCAGACCCTTGAAGACATCCTGAGCGGTCTTACCGCCTGAAAAAGCGCTTTCAGGGGCTTTACAGAAAAATAATTGTGGACTAAATAGTCTGCGTAGAAAATCGATGATGATTAGTACGGCAACCCCGCTCCGGCGGGGTTGCCGCTTACTTTGACAAGGAGACGCCATGGACGTTTTTGATCAAGCTACAGAACTGGAGCGCCTGGATCGGGAATCCGCTCTCATGCGTGCCCGTGCCGCCATTGACCGCGGTGGCCCGGAAATGATTGACGGAGTAGCCTGTTGCCGTGATTGCGGCGAACCCATCCCCCTGAAACGCCTTGAGGCCCTTCCCGGCGTCGGCCTGTGCCGCGCCTGCCAGGAAGAACGCGAAAACGGCGACTAGCCGCCCCTCCCCGACATTTGCCACAGGGCCTGCCCGGCCCCGTTGCCCTTTTTTCGGCTACCGCCTGGTCTTGATGCTCGCCCTTTTTCCGGCGGCCATGGGGCCGGACATCTGGCCGCACCCTATTGCTGCGTCTGGCATATGAAATGCTTTGTGGGGGAGGGACCCTTTTGCAAAAGGGTCCCCTCCCCCACACCCCCTCCCCCTAAAACTTTTATTAGGGGCTAGGATGATTACAGGAATGGCCTGTGTTTTGGCGGGCGTTCCACTACACGAGTTGGGCTTCCCCATTTTGACGCCCACACCTTTGCAATTCTACCCCTTACGGCACGCGCCATTGGCCCCCAGGGGCCGCCCCGACGCAAAAATGCAAGAGCCCCGGCCAACTGGCCGGGGCTCTTGCATAACTTTTGGCAACAGGCTGCCTAGTTCCAGATAAAGTGCAGCAGCCAGTAAGACACAAAGCCAACGACGCCCGCCGCTGGCAGGGTCAACACCCAGGCCGTGAGCAGGCTTCCGGCCACGTTCCAGCGTACGGCCGAAAGCCGCTTGGTGGAGCCCACGCCAAAGATGCAGGCCGTGATGGTATGTGTGGTGCTCACAGGCGCGCCCATCATCGAGGCTCCGGTAATGACCAGAGATGCCGACGTTTCAGCGGCAAA
This window of the Desulfovibrio sp. genome carries:
- a CDS encoding glycosyltransferase gives rise to the protein MQRILWLGSPFFGVELHAIGWQNVAMHNVGGDRVFGWEDLVRLAGFVPDVLVVGDNSRPPFVLGVENFPCLTVFYSVDSHIHSWQPFYAQAFDACMVSLRDDIPRFHGPFLGKDRVWWSPPFAWAQDQPNPDVQPVWDCLFVGTVSENTPLRSEFLRALGSQLPGLHVETGNYRRLFPQGRVLLNHCERGDLNFRSFEALGCGGCLVTPRVGHGFAELFVDGEHLVGYAPNDVGDALFRIKFLLEHPDVAAHIRATGLAEVNARHRAVHRAQTFTDNICDLWICGHEELVASRIARSDVVLEQCLKLLYLHWAEECVCPDMRRAYLAAATGRYGLAGPEA
- a CDS encoding AsmA-like C-terminal region-containing protein — translated: MLLNARRLRFFARILLALILLLSGLTAGAFYLLQRNPEALAEHFIEKLRASTGLSISVDAVSVALLPVPALAVSNAAITGENWHVTAAYATLRPDFAALLQGRFEPRNISLLRPRVEGTVPVTLSLGMNLKGLFASGSDGAATLPGRCRLAVQQGELRIQGADDSSLVIEGVQCDLEAKPGDNITGTLSWAAATLVPTDGQPMRLDSLNVDGKTSLVDPLGKSPRMACSGVLHLPDWLPELKFSFNLTPDIIPGKQGLNLVADLGGSISKDGASIPFTFAGGAAWRHADPQAVSLNKLQLTLGPDSVSFDGTVQLEGPTGPALGGSLQLHRASLTRWLGFARNLAPGLQLSLDDLSGGLLVFDMDAAGLRVPHIEVTAAGARFTGSGGVADWHKPEVALDMTTENVNLGRAIPEAVGDTPEEPKFDYGPLTPMPGGPVIPGEIGVDYNIRLAAKKVDYGPIVINDALVVIRQGLIDAQSRLEDTLLLVEGKLYGGSIKGETILGGDTSTPYSIRLRARDVNGENLGKDLKVMPVGGGRLRADVDIMSQGRNLDIFLSKLRGSITTRAENGFLRAPPRISGGKKTTFAFASLDIGLKMRTAAWDGQKLGLEGQWNAAMAAAGLDMATDINGRLWFSGDGADGGQMDFTSLPGSFSLRMDAERSFNPEGVHVQASGRFTGQSARNEFSVSEGHFSALGVEAHGQASFTAASEGVSWQGKVSAYSPDMAHTLRLAGLGKITMPKGFSSVEMDTRFRGDPNSLSLREIRAKLDQSTVTGTLNLDWRDQLSLNFKLTADQFDLDRYMKTNEEKSGESGNKPWDFRFMRNFRASGEFGVNKLTAMRFTVQNLRTKYKLENGKLTSDSITGQFYGAPIVSRASINFTRGLSFANTLIINDFDLTAASDARGGAAALSGRGSIHSEVHANLTGPDQLPALLNGKWRVEVLSGSYQQRTPEGKLKGKPTMITASGASGSITNGVARSSDFYLKGPGLQVGGGGWINFNSETLDCNFNVSMKNVPDFPLRLYGGLSNTKTSIGAGTFILNTLGDITKGFVDVLGGIVEGTWKLFR
- a CDS encoding adenylate kinase codes for the protein MNILIFGPNGSGKGTQGDLIKQKYNLAHIESGAIFREHIGGGTELGKKAKAYIDRGDLVPDDITIPMVLETLKSKGQHGWLLDGFPRNMVQAEKLWDALKKEGILLDYVVEILLPREVAKNRIMGRRLCKNNNNHPNNIFIEAIKPNGDVCRVCGGALSSRSDDQDETAINKRHDIYYNTTDGTLAAAYFFKDLAAQGKTKYIELNGEGSIDSIKETLLSKLA
- the dut gene encoding dUTP diphosphatase: MLLDDVLGLPDAAQADSTVDVAFVRPEARQLYAQDGDDFFAPATSSSAGFDLRACLTGDKGAEAVIAPGQRLKIGTGIAVQPRAAGIAGFVYSRSGLGARDGLTVAQGVGVIDPDYTGEILVVLLNTSGQERRIANGERIAQLIFQPFMRPRWHEVQELAPTERGSGGFGHTGR
- a CDS encoding aspartate aminotransferase family protein, whose product is MSQAFAAVKAGEESLLCRSYSRYPVAVVRGKGARLWDVDGKEYVDLLAGIAVTALGHCNDEVNAALTAQAEKLWHVSNLFYQNEQLELARVLLSTSHHNKAFFCNSGAEANEACIKLARRYMRKIKQRDAYEIITLDGCFHGRTLGALAATGRENLSDGFTPLPEGFKQVPACDLEAMKAAITPATAAVLVEVVQGEGGVVPLCGDYLRQLEALCRERDVLFMCDEVQAGLCRTGKFWAFQNYGLTPDAICIAKSLANGLPMGALLATDAVACGFEAGSHATTFGGGALVSGVATKVVEILLRDNLADNAANLGAHVKREMAAMQDRLPGKIKEVRGMGLMIGIELAVDGKAVWEELLRRGYICNLSHGVTLRLLPALNIDKADLDSFMQTLEDILSGLTA
- a CDS encoding TraR/DksA family transcriptional regulator, with the translated sequence MDVFDQATELERLDRESALMRARAAIDRGGPEMIDGVACCRDCGEPIPLKRLEALPGVGLCRACQEERENGD